In Deltaproteobacteria bacterium, one DNA window encodes the following:
- a CDS encoding PBP1A family penicillin-binding protein: MAKENSSVSPSAPSPGRLRRFFRLLFRSLALVTLIGGTFAAWIFYQDLTGELPSIEGLASYAPPAVTRVYACDNATLLGEFYLQKRYPLALGKIPILLQRAFIAAEDKEFYQHRGVNFSAITRAFLTNWNEGKTVQGGSTITQQIVKTVLLTPERSYRRKIQEMILALRLERKLNKEQILELYLNQIYLGSGAYGVEAAAREYFNKGVGDLTLPEIALIAGLAPAPSVYDPFKNLEGAKHRQRYVLERMMEERYVSYAQGMTAWQEQVTPTQAPPPSYTGLAPYYVEHVRQILERRYGADAPEKLGLEVFTTVDLSLQRLAEKAFRNGIDALCKREGICRRKDGNRVDGGMLAVDLTTGQVKAMVGGYDFNRSQYNRATQSKRQPGSVFKPIVYAAALDHGYTPASIVKDAPVSFRDGRGKRWSPANADRAYRGPIRLREALTFSRNVPTVRIADNIGLPYLLSYAHKIGITTPLAPNLSAALGTGEVSLLEMARAYGVFATGGTLFDPIFISKITDSNGTVVNEGTFTRTPVISQETAYLVTSMLKSVIERGTGKAALALERPAAGKTGTTNDYEDAWFVGYTPEMLCGVWVGFDQKRPLGSGETGGKVAAPIWTAFMKEALTDHPVNDFHMPDEITFAHINPATGKRATATSSKAILEIFARGTEPQLPQPPPPPVAIADANSPFPIGTASPRPIQEPAVVTAPSITPEVQMPSATVVRRSEPALRQPEPSVVEAPEPDATSETEETIETTATPDTIVPEANADVGASVVDTTPPENSDSDQEPVPNAN, translated from the coding sequence ATGGCTAAGGAAAATTCGTCGGTTTCTCCATCGGCGCCGTCTCCTGGACGCCTTCGGCGCTTTTTTCGTCTCTTGTTTCGCTCTCTTGCCCTTGTCACTTTGATTGGCGGGACATTCGCTGCGTGGATATTTTATCAGGATCTTACCGGTGAATTACCGTCGATCGAGGGATTGGCGAGTTATGCGCCACCAGCGGTGACCCGTGTGTATGCGTGTGATAATGCCACCCTTCTTGGTGAATTCTATCTGCAGAAACGCTACCCGCTCGCGCTGGGAAAAATTCCGATCCTGCTGCAACGGGCATTCATTGCGGCAGAGGACAAAGAATTTTACCAACATCGGGGGGTGAACTTTTCGGCAATCACCCGTGCGTTTCTGACCAACTGGAACGAAGGGAAAACGGTGCAGGGCGGCAGCACCATTACTCAACAAATTGTGAAAACCGTCCTCCTCACGCCCGAGCGGAGTTATCGTCGGAAAATTCAGGAAATGATTCTTGCACTGCGATTGGAGCGCAAACTCAACAAAGAACAAATCCTCGAACTCTACCTCAACCAGATTTATCTTGGCAGCGGCGCCTATGGCGTCGAGGCTGCAGCGCGTGAGTATTTTAATAAAGGTGTAGGTGACCTGACGCTGCCAGAAATTGCCCTGATTGCTGGTCTTGCTCCTGCGCCAAGTGTGTACGACCCATTCAAGAACCTGGAAGGTGCGAAACATCGGCAACGCTATGTGCTCGAACGGATGATGGAAGAGCGGTACGTTTCCTACGCCCAAGGGATGACTGCTTGGCAAGAACAGGTGACTCCAACACAGGCACCGCCACCTTCGTATACTGGACTGGCGCCCTATTACGTTGAGCATGTGCGACAAATTCTCGAACGCCGCTATGGAGCTGATGCTCCTGAAAAGCTGGGACTTGAGGTGTTCACTACCGTCGACCTCAGCTTACAACGGCTGGCAGAAAAAGCTTTTCGCAATGGAATCGACGCGTTGTGTAAACGAGAAGGGATATGTCGACGGAAAGATGGCAATCGAGTTGATGGTGGAATGCTTGCGGTTGATCTGACCACCGGGCAAGTAAAAGCGATGGTTGGGGGGTATGATTTTAATCGTAGTCAGTACAACCGCGCCACACAGTCAAAACGTCAGCCTGGTTCAGTCTTCAAGCCGATCGTCTATGCTGCGGCGCTAGATCACGGCTATACTCCAGCATCGATCGTCAAAGATGCTCCGGTCAGTTTTCGTGATGGTCGTGGCAAACGCTGGTCTCCGGCAAACGCTGACCGCGCCTATCGGGGGCCAATTCGTTTACGAGAAGCGTTAACGTTCTCGCGTAATGTGCCAACTGTGCGGATCGCCGACAATATCGGTCTCCCCTATCTTCTGTCCTATGCCCATAAAATCGGTATCACTACACCGTTAGCGCCCAATTTATCGGCTGCACTCGGCACTGGCGAAGTATCTTTGCTGGAAATGGCTCGTGCCTACGGGGTGTTTGCCACTGGGGGGACGCTCTTTGATCCGATCTTTATCTCGAAGATCACAGATAGTAATGGTACTGTCGTCAATGAAGGGACCTTTACTCGAACCCCGGTCATTTCCCAAGAAACTGCGTATCTCGTTACCAGCATGCTCAAGAGTGTGATTGAGCGGGGAACCGGAAAAGCGGCACTTGCACTTGAACGCCCTGCTGCTGGCAAGACGGGAACGACAAACGATTACGAAGATGCGTGGTTCGTTGGCTATACTCCTGAGATGCTGTGTGGAGTATGGGTTGGCTTTGATCAAAAACGCCCCCTCGGGTCTGGAGAAACCGGAGGAAAAGTCGCCGCACCTATTTGGACTGCATTCATGAAAGAAGCGCTGACTGATCATCCAGTTAATGATTTCCACATGCCGGATGAAATTACTTTCGCACATATCAATCCAGCAACGGGCAAGCGAGCAACGGCGACATCCTCGAAGGCGATCTTAGAGATCTTCGCGCGCGGGACTGAGCCACAACTCCCACAACCGCCCCCACCACCAGTGGCAATTGCCGATGCGAATAGTCCTTTCCCAATTGGGACAGCTTCCCCTCGTCCGATACAAGAACCCGCAGTGGTGACAGCTCCGTCAATCACTCCAGAGGTGCAAATGCCCTCTGCCACAGTTGTGAGACGAAGCGAGCCCGCTCTGCGACAACCTGAACCCTCTGTGGTGGAAGCACCTGAACCTGATGCGACCTCTGAGACGGAAGAGACTATTGAGACAACGGCAACACCAGATACGATCGTACCAGAAGCGAATGCTGACGTAGGGGCAAGTGTTGTCGACACGACTCCGCCCGAAAACAGTGATAGTGACCAGGAGCCAGTGCCGAACGCGAACTGA
- a CDS encoding histone deacetylase, translated as MLRTGIVLDSRYQDHNPGRNHPERPARITTLLDPISQAQRLGLQRMAPRLATPEEVALIHDTAHVGHVAATAEHERFSFDADTPVSSQSYATALLATGGLLTLLDAVMDHEIDNGFALVRPPGHHADRNRAMGFCLFNSAAIGAQYLRERFGLKRVLVMDWDVHHGNGTQHSFDDDPGVLYVSTHQYPYYPGTGALNEVGHGQGEGYTLNLPLSSGCGDAEYQEVFEFAIEPICRQFDPEFVIISAGFDAHVRDPLGGMQVTEAGFGTMARILLRIAQDHARGRCVALLEGGYDLEGLQKSVFHVIEELGGENLTASVPSYTPQGITAPVQKVHDRYWELPKL; from the coding sequence ATGCTCCGTACCGGTATCGTTTTAGATTCTCGCTATCAAGATCATAACCCCGGTCGCAACCATCCAGAGCGGCCCGCACGCATTACGACGTTACTTGACCCCATCAGCCAAGCTCAACGTCTGGGACTCCAGCGTATGGCTCCTCGACTCGCGACCCCGGAAGAAGTCGCCCTGATCCATGATACGGCGCATGTGGGTCACGTCGCAGCAACTGCAGAACATGAGCGCTTCTCTTTCGATGCGGATACTCCAGTCTCTTCACAATCCTATGCCACGGCCTTGCTCGCCACTGGTGGCCTCCTTACGCTTCTTGACGCCGTGATGGACCACGAGATCGACAATGGCTTTGCCTTGGTTCGCCCGCCTGGCCATCATGCCGACCGGAATCGTGCGATGGGCTTTTGTCTGTTCAACAGTGCCGCCATCGGTGCGCAATATCTCCGTGAACGCTTTGGCTTGAAACGGGTGTTAGTCATGGATTGGGATGTGCATCATGGCAATGGCACCCAACATAGCTTCGATGACGACCCGGGAGTACTATACGTCTCTACTCACCAATATCCATACTATCCAGGGACAGGGGCCCTCAATGAGGTGGGCCACGGGCAGGGAGAAGGGTATACGCTCAATCTGCCACTTTCATCCGGGTGTGGGGATGCAGAGTATCAAGAAGTCTTCGAGTTCGCTATTGAGCCAATTTGTCGCCAGTTTGATCCCGAATTTGTCATCATTTCTGCAGGGTTTGATGCGCACGTGCGCGACCCTTTGGGTGGAATGCAAGTCACTGAAGCGGGATTCGGCACTATGGCACGGATACTTTTACGTATCGCCCAGGACCATGCGCGAGGCCGATGTGTTGCCCTGCTGGAAGGCGGCTATGATCTAGAGGGTCTGCAAAAGTCGGTCTTTCACGTCATCGAGGAGCTGGGAGGAGAAAATCTCACAGCGAGTGTACCTTCCTACACTCCTCAAGGCATCACTGCACCGGTCCAGAAAGTACACGATCGCTATTGGGAATTGCCAAAGCTCTAA
- a CDS encoding ABC transporter permease, whose translation MLNTVSVDKSRATVEPSLPGGSNRALLTDMIRTVQLWPVWVRLGIQDVRLRFRRSTLGVAWIFLNLAVMIGAVGLVYSHLLGQELHEFLPFLTVGVITWGYLTASIVEGGNAFISAEGYIKQIGLPIPIYVLRSFVSISVVMFLSLLAYFVVAVVYNVSFSLGALWAVPGLLLVGCVALLFVATFAYLNARFRDAVHLAGAVLQVLFYVTPVIWPPEALRDKGMPWVIDCNPFYHLLEVVRQPLLRSEPATAMNYLVVGGFILGLALVSWQCARHYHQRVVYFL comes from the coding sequence ATGCTTAATACAGTTTCGGTAGACAAGAGCCGCGCTACGGTGGAACCCTCGCTTCCCGGGGGATCAAACCGAGCGCTCTTGACTGATATGATCCGCACGGTGCAACTCTGGCCAGTGTGGGTGCGACTAGGGATACAAGATGTGAGATTGCGATTTCGTCGCTCGACACTAGGCGTCGCGTGGATCTTCTTGAATCTCGCGGTCATGATTGGAGCGGTAGGGCTCGTCTACAGTCACCTGCTTGGCCAGGAACTTCATGAGTTCTTACCATTTCTGACGGTTGGCGTGATTACTTGGGGATATTTGACCGCTTCGATCGTCGAAGGAGGAAATGCCTTTATCTCGGCAGAAGGATATATTAAGCAAATTGGACTGCCGATTCCCATCTATGTCCTGCGCTCCTTTGTCAGTATATCAGTGGTCATGTTCTTGAGTTTACTGGCCTATTTTGTCGTGGCAGTGGTATATAACGTGAGTTTCTCGCTTGGCGCGTTGTGGGCGGTGCCAGGATTGTTACTAGTCGGATGTGTTGCCCTGCTCTTTGTCGCCACGTTCGCGTACCTCAACGCGCGTTTCCGTGATGCGGTTCATCTTGCCGGTGCTGTCTTGCAGGTCTTATTTTATGTGACTCCGGTCATTTGGCCGCCAGAAGCCTTGCGTGATAAAGGGATGCCCTGGGTGATAGACTGCAACCCTTTTTATCATCTCCTCGAAGTTGTCCGGCAGCCGTTGCTCCGCTCTGAACCGGCTACGGCGATGAACTACCTCGTGGTAGGTGGCTTTATCCTTGGGCTCGCTCTTGTCTCCTGGCAATGTGCGCGGCATTATCACCAGCGCGTGGTGTATTTCCTTTAA
- a CDS encoding ABC transporter ATP-binding protein: MAQIVLRDVGVDFKVDVEASRTLKSAAARLFRPRRSTARVIHALRGVTFSIAAGERVGLIGHNGAGKSTLLKVLARIYPPQHGEVQVSGHVCPLFEFATGFEMEATGWDNIRTRALLLGMASREIETKLDDIAQFTGLGEFLDLPVRCYSSGMLLRLAFATSTAVDPQILLLDEVMAAGDAAFIDSARRRMNALMERAHIVVFATHRLAWCKDASRCLLKVDLLFFR; the protein is encoded by the coding sequence ATGGCGCAGATCGTTCTTCGTGATGTTGGTGTTGACTTCAAGGTTGATGTTGAAGCTTCGCGGACGCTCAAGTCAGCAGCCGCACGGCTTTTTCGCCCTCGCCGTAGCACTGCCCGTGTGATTCACGCACTCCGTGGGGTCACTTTTTCCATTGCTGCGGGTGAACGCGTAGGGTTAATCGGACACAATGGGGCTGGGAAAAGTACGCTGCTGAAGGTGTTAGCCAGGATTTATCCACCGCAGCATGGAGAGGTGCAGGTCTCAGGGCATGTGTGTCCGCTCTTTGAGTTTGCCACGGGATTCGAGATGGAAGCCACTGGCTGGGACAACATTCGAACTCGTGCCTTGTTGCTAGGGATGGCGTCCCGCGAGATTGAAACCAAGCTTGATGATATTGCCCAATTTACCGGGCTTGGCGAGTTTCTTGACTTGCCAGTGCGGTGTTATTCTTCTGGCATGTTACTACGGCTCGCGTTCGCTACCTCGACAGCGGTCGACCCTCAAATTCTCCTCTTGGATGAAGTGATGGCAGCAGGAGACGCCGCGTTTATCGACAGCGCACGCCGACGGATGAACGCGCTGATGGAACGTGCGCATATCGTGGTTTTTGCCACCCACAGACTGGCCTGGTGCAAAGACGCCTCACGCTGCCTGTTGAAAGTGGACCTGCTTTTCTTCCGCTAG